The proteins below come from a single Cylindrospermopsis raciborskii Cr2010 genomic window:
- the ndhM gene encoding NAD(P)H-quinone oxidoreductase subunit M, with protein MDNPILLKSTTRHIRIFAAEINQEELVPSNQVLTLDVDPDNEFNWSEDALQKVYRKFDEIVESSEGVDLTDYNLRRIGSDLEHFVRSLLQKGEISYNLAARVTNYSMGLPQVAANDNP; from the coding sequence ATGGATAACCCAATACTGCTCAAGTCCACAACCCGTCATATCCGCATTTTTGCGGCGGAAATAAACCAAGAGGAATTAGTCCCTAGTAACCAGGTTCTTACTTTAGACGTTGATCCAGATAACGAATTTAACTGGAGCGAAGATGCACTACAGAAAGTATATCGTAAATTTGATGAAATTGTAGAATCTTCAGAAGGTGTAGACCTAACAGACTATAATTTACGTCGGATTGGTTCAGATTTAGAGCATTTTGTGCGATCGCTGTTACAAAAAGGTGAGATTAGCTACAATCTTGCTGCTCGCGTCACCAACTACAGCATGGGACTACCCCAAGTTGCAGCGAATGACAATCCATGA
- a CDS encoding Npun_R1517 family heterocyst differentiation transcriptional regulator has product MNSKALPRQVNNLEVGVYECEIHLKFRLIEEKSLLGDREQLLQVFLDALTEGSDEFLEMLQASVKAQEISEFKASPQMRRQLMRLRNSLDNTQQ; this is encoded by the coding sequence ATGAACTCCAAAGCATTACCACGCCAGGTCAATAATCTCGAAGTCGGTGTTTATGAATGTGAAATTCACCTTAAGTTTCGCTTAATAGAAGAAAAAAGTTTGTTGGGAGATCGTGAACAGCTTCTACAAGTCTTCTTAGACGCACTTACAGAGGGATCGGATGAATTTTTGGAAATGCTACAAGCATCTGTTAAAGCTCAGGAGATCTCTGAATTTAAGGCCTCTCCTCAAATGAGAAGACAACTGATGCGGTTGAGAAACTCTTTGGATAATACCCAGCAGTAG
- a CDS encoding ABC-F family ATP-binding cassette domain-containing protein: MLRLEHISKIYPTGEVLQDINWEVKPGDRIGLVGVNGAGKSTQLKIISGEIEPTAGQIIRPASLHIAYLNQEFEVDPTRTVQEEFWTVFKEANAVQLALYEVQRDMETATVEQLDKLINKLDKLQRQFESLDGYNLDARIGKILPEMGFQVEDGDRLVSAFSGGWQMRMSLGKILLQKPDLLLLDEPTNHLDLETIEWLENYLRSLTTPMVIVSHDREFLDRLCTQIVETERGVSTTYLGNYSAYLQQKAENEASQLSAFERQQKEIEKQQAFVDRFRASATRSTQAKSREKQLEKVERIEAPTTGVRTLHFRFPPAPRSGREVVEIKDLTHTYGDKILFLGANLLIERGDRIAFLGPNGAGKSTLLKIITGMEIPTEGTVKLGDHNVIPGYFEQNQAEALDLNKTVMETIHNEVPDWKNEEVRTLLGRFLFAGDTVFKQVGALSGGEKARLALAKMLLCPVNLIILDEPTNHLDIPAKEMLEEALQNYDGTAIVVSHDRYFISQVANKIVEIRDGEFRVYLGDYHYYLTKIEEEKQQAKLAAMEAEKAAKKAAKTAKAAAKKK, from the coding sequence ATGTTAAGACTGGAACACATTAGTAAAATTTACCCGACAGGTGAAGTTCTACAAGATATTAACTGGGAAGTCAAACCGGGCGATCGCATTGGTTTAGTGGGCGTTAACGGTGCGGGAAAGTCTACCCAATTGAAAATTATCTCTGGGGAAATAGAGCCCACTGCTGGTCAGATAATTCGTCCTGCTAGTTTGCACATAGCCTATCTTAACCAGGAGTTTGAAGTAGATCCCACACGAACAGTTCAGGAAGAGTTTTGGACTGTTTTCAAAGAAGCTAATGCGGTGCAGTTAGCACTATATGAAGTGCAACGTGACATGGAAACAGCGACCGTAGAACAATTAGACAAACTAATTAATAAGTTAGACAAATTACAACGTCAGTTTGAGTCTCTAGATGGTTATAATTTAGATGCTCGCATTGGTAAAATTCTGCCAGAAATGGGTTTTCAGGTAGAAGATGGGGATCGTCTGGTGAGTGCTTTTTCGGGGGGTTGGCAAATGCGCATGAGTTTGGGCAAAATCCTCTTACAAAAGCCAGACCTATTACTACTAGACGAACCGACAAACCACTTAGACCTAGAAACCATTGAATGGTTAGAGAATTACCTCAGGAGTTTGACCACCCCCATGGTAATTGTTTCCCATGACCGGGAGTTTTTAGACCGACTTTGCACACAAATTGTGGAAACTGAACGAGGGGTTTCTACTACCTACCTAGGTAACTATTCTGCATATCTCCAACAAAAGGCTGAGAATGAAGCGTCTCAGTTAAGTGCTTTTGAACGTCAACAAAAGGAAATAGAAAAGCAGCAAGCATTTGTAGACAGATTTCGCGCTAGTGCTACTCGCAGCACCCAGGCAAAAAGCAGAGAAAAGCAGTTGGAGAAAGTTGAAAGAATTGAAGCACCAACTACAGGGGTGAGAACCCTACATTTTCGTTTTCCACCTGCACCGCGCAGTGGTAGGGAAGTGGTAGAAATTAAAGATCTTACCCACACCTATGGAGACAAAATCCTGTTTCTAGGGGCAAATTTACTTATTGAAAGGGGAGACAGGATCGCGTTCCTAGGACCCAATGGAGCAGGAAAATCCACTTTGTTAAAAATAATTACGGGTATGGAAATTCCCACGGAAGGAACTGTTAAACTAGGAGACCATAATGTTATTCCAGGTTATTTTGAACAGAATCAAGCGGAGGCCCTGGATCTAAATAAAACCGTCATGGAGACTATTCATAATGAAGTTCCTGATTGGAAAAATGAGGAAGTGCGTACGTTGCTAGGAAGGTTTTTATTTGCCGGGGATACGGTTTTCAAACAAGTAGGGGCCCTAAGCGGAGGGGAGAAAGCAAGACTGGCATTGGCAAAGATGCTATTATGCCCAGTTAATTTGATCATTTTGGATGAACCCACTAATCACCTAGATATTCCCGCTAAAGAAATGCTGGAAGAAGCACTACAAAACTATGATGGTACAGCTATAGTAGTGTCTCATGACCGTTACTTTATCTCCCAGGTGGCAAATAAAATTGTAGAAATTCGAGATGGAGAATTTCGAGTTTATCTAGGAGATTATCACTACTATCTGACTAAGATCGAGGAAGAAAAGCAACAAGCTAAATTAGCGGCAATGGAAGCAGAAAAAGCAGCCAAAAAAGCGGCAAAAACAGCAAAAGCGGCTGCTAAAAAAAAGTAA
- a CDS encoding AMIN domain-containing protein: protein MFRLQMLSLFTLFTLNGWMELALANLSPKATLYKWLFHVKSQQIEINLSNKTKPEYFYLEQPSRLVIDLPNTQLGNVETQKTYSGRVQKIRLSQFSSQITRMVIEFKPGTVVDMNAMGVQSGHQSKRWILRPVFSHDQTTTKSFPSFSLPSAITNPTLNHQQPFIMVPPPNRGTSAPSQFLIMPSNTKTTPSNQGFQVPVIEFGQPIPFLR from the coding sequence ATGTTTAGGCTGCAAATGTTGAGTTTGTTTACGCTGTTCACTCTTAACGGTTGGATGGAGTTGGCGTTAGCCAATTTATCCCCTAAAGCTACGCTCTATAAGTGGCTATTTCATGTCAAATCACAACAGATAGAAATAAACCTTTCTAACAAGACTAAACCGGAGTACTTCTACCTTGAACAACCTTCTCGGTTGGTGATAGATTTACCTAATACCCAACTGGGCAATGTGGAAACCCAAAAAACCTATTCTGGTAGAGTTCAGAAAATTCGCCTTTCCCAATTTAGCTCTCAAATTACCCGTATGGTGATTGAATTTAAGCCCGGGACAGTGGTGGATATGAACGCTATGGGGGTGCAGAGCGGTCACCAGTCCAAACGCTGGATATTACGCCCGGTATTTTCCCATGATCAAACCACCACCAAATCTTTCCCCTCTTTTAGTTTGCCATCAGCAATTACTAACCCGACGCTTAATCACCAACAACCCTTTATTATGGTGCCGCCTCCCAATCGAGGCACTTCTGCACCTTCTCAATTCTTGATTATGCCCTCTAACACCAAAACGACCCCTTCAAATCAAGGTTTTCAAGTTCCTGTTATTGAATTTGGTCAACCAATACCTTTCTTGAGGTAA
- a CDS encoding DUF3172 domain-containing protein, with the protein MRRKSTPRTATSSKPSIFQSPIFNLTTIAILGGVLVLGIGIGIAFSSTTTLAPSNVASREFIDLKAPNPEICVQYGASAMVMDARLFVTLNPFNVYVSQPNIRPGCVIRQNNWAILENKKLVTSDQVRECKNRLNTFGFTGNLDSEKPDIRCIYQNEAGQNFFLSQPGAVAPNQETDRF; encoded by the coding sequence ATGAGACGTAAATCAACTCCTAGAACGGCGACAAGTTCCAAACCCTCTATTTTTCAATCTCCCATATTTAATTTAACCACCATTGCTATTTTAGGGGGAGTATTGGTCTTGGGTATTGGCATTGGCATTGCTTTTAGCTCTACCACCACCCTTGCGCCCTCAAACGTAGCTAGCCGTGAATTTATTGATTTAAAAGCCCCAAATCCAGAAATTTGTGTTCAGTATGGGGCCAGTGCAATGGTGATGGATGCCCGATTATTTGTCACTCTTAACCCATTTAATGTCTACGTATCACAACCAAATATTCGTCCTGGGTGTGTAATCCGCCAAAATAACTGGGCTATTTTAGAAAACAAGAAATTGGTCACATCTGATCAGGTAAGAGAGTGTAAAAATCGTCTGAATACTTTTGGATTTACCGGCAATTTGGACAGTGAAAAGCCCGATATTAGATGTATATATCAAAATGAGGCGGGTCAAAATTTCTTCTTATCTCAACCAGGTGCAGTAGCGCCTAATCAGGAAACAGACCGATTCTAG
- the ndhN gene encoding NAD(P)H-quinone oxidoreductase subunit N — MALITTGSGFIRDLEKFGSLGVFVPLEGGYEGRYRRRLRAAGYVNLHITARGLGDVAAYLMGVHGIRPPHLGKKSTSNGAAVGEVQYLPPLISSHLAQLPPNSKGLLLWVIEGNILSDQEVEYFTNLPRLEPRVKVVIERGGDRYFRWTPLEKTLLAS, encoded by the coding sequence ATGGCACTAATTACCACTGGCAGCGGTTTCATCCGGGATTTGGAAAAATTTGGTTCCTTGGGTGTATTTGTTCCCTTGGAAGGAGGATATGAAGGTCGCTATCGTCGTCGTCTCAGGGCTGCAGGATATGTTAACCTTCATATTACGGCTAGAGGTTTAGGAGACGTAGCAGCCTATTTGATGGGGGTTCACGGAATTAGACCTCCCCATTTGGGCAAAAAGAGTACCAGCAATGGTGCAGCGGTAGGTGAGGTACAATATCTACCTCCGTTAATCTCCTCCCATTTAGCCCAACTACCCCCCAATTCCAAAGGATTGTTATTGTGGGTAATTGAGGGCAATATTCTTTCCGATCAGGAAGTGGAATACTTCACCAATTTACCCCGGTTGGAACCACGGGTCAAGGTAGTGATTGAAAGGGGTGGCGATCGCTATTTTCGTTGGACTCCCCTAGAAAAAACCTTACTTGCCAGTTAA
- the rplC gene encoding 50S ribosomal protein L3 translates to MSVGILGTKLGMTQIFDEAGVSIPVTVIQAGPCTVTQVKTQPTDGYCAIQVGYGEVKPKALNKPKLGHLAKSSAGPVRYLNEYRTDAAGDYALGQEIKADIFSVGQIVDVIGTSIGRGFAGNQKRNNFGRGPMSHGSKNHRAPGSIGAGTTPGRVYPGKRMAGRLGGSRVTVRKLTVVKVDAERNLILIKGAIPGKPGGLVNVVPTTKVGNK, encoded by the coding sequence GTGTCTGTAGGTATTCTCGGCACCAAGCTGGGCATGACCCAAATTTTTGATGAAGCGGGAGTATCCATTCCCGTGACCGTCATCCAAGCTGGTCCATGCACTGTTACACAAGTTAAAACCCAACCCACGGATGGTTATTGTGCCATTCAGGTTGGTTATGGGGAAGTAAAACCAAAAGCGTTAAACAAACCCAAGTTAGGTCACCTGGCAAAGTCATCAGCAGGACCAGTGCGGTATTTAAACGAGTATCGGACTGACGCGGCGGGTGATTATGCCCTAGGACAGGAGATAAAGGCAGATATTTTCAGCGTAGGTCAGATTGTAGATGTGATTGGGACGAGTATCGGTCGTGGTTTTGCGGGTAACCAGAAGCGCAATAACTTTGGCAGGGGACCAATGTCCCATGGTTCCAAAAACCATAGAGCCCCTGGTTCCATTGGAGCGGGTACAACCCCTGGTCGTGTTTATCCTGGTAAAAGGATGGCAGGAAGATTGGGAGGTAGTCGCGTCACCGTTCGTAAACTGACCGTGGTGAAAGTAGATGCGGAACGTAACCTGATATTAATCAAGGGAGCAATTCCTGGCAAACCCGGTGGCTTAGTCAACGTAGTGCCCACGACTAAAGTTGGTAACAAATAG
- the rplD gene encoding 50S ribosomal protein L4 has translation MVESTVKNWQGEEVGQTSFELRVAKEETASHIVHRALVRQMTNSRQGTASTKTRAEVRGGGRKPWRQKGTGRARAGSIRSPLWRGGGVIFGPKPRDFNIKLNRKERRLALRTAFVSRREDLIVVEEFTDQLQRPKSKELVAALARWGATADQKTLLILSEIGQNTETISLSARNVENIKVIAADQLNVFDLLHADKIVVTSSALTKIQEVYSA, from the coding sequence ATGGTTGAGAGTACAGTTAAGAACTGGCAAGGAGAAGAGGTTGGTCAAACCAGCTTCGAGTTGCGAGTTGCCAAGGAAGAGACAGCGTCCCACATAGTGCACCGGGCCCTAGTTAGACAAATGACCAATTCTCGCCAAGGTACAGCCAGCACCAAAACCCGTGCAGAAGTGCGAGGAGGCGGTCGCAAACCTTGGAGACAGAAAGGTACTGGTCGCGCCCGAGCAGGTTCTATTCGTTCACCATTATGGCGTGGCGGTGGTGTGATCTTCGGACCAAAACCGAGGGATTTTAACATCAAGCTTAATCGTAAAGAGAGACGTTTAGCACTGCGCACAGCTTTTGTTAGCCGTAGAGAAGATTTGATAGTTGTAGAAGAGTTTACAGACCAACTACAACGTCCTAAGAGTAAGGAATTGGTGGCAGCACTAGCTCGTTGGGGAGCAACAGCGGATCAAAAAACCTTACTAATTTTGTCAGAAATTGGGCAAAACACGGAGACTATCAGTCTTTCAGCCCGTAATGTGGAAAACATTAAGGTGATTGCGGCTGACCAGTTAAACGTATTTGACTTGTTGCACGCTGACAAGATTGTAGTTACATCTTCAGCATTAACCAAAATTCAAGAGGTGTACAGTGCCTAA
- a CDS encoding 50S ribosomal protein L23, giving the protein MPKLEPRNLPDLVRHPILTEKATIMMEQNKYTFEVTPKSTKTQIKAAIEDLFQVKVVKVNTALQPRKKRRVGKFTGFKPQYKKAVVTVASGDEVKIRQVLFPDV; this is encoded by the coding sequence GTGCCTAAACTTGAACCCCGCAACCTACCAGACTTAGTGCGACATCCCATCCTGACGGAAAAAGCCACCATCATGATGGAGCAGAACAAATATACGTTTGAGGTCACTCCTAAGTCTACTAAGACCCAGATTAAAGCAGCCATTGAAGATTTGTTTCAGGTTAAAGTCGTTAAAGTAAATACTGCCCTACAACCCAGGAAAAAGCGTCGTGTTGGGAAGTTTACTGGCTTTAAACCTCAGTACAAAAAAGCTGTGGTGACTGTTGCATCTGGGGATGAAGTAAAAATCAGACAAGTTCTGTTCCCAGACGTTTAA
- the rplB gene encoding 50S ribosomal protein L2, whose product MGTRSYRPYTPSTRQVTISDFAEITKTEPEKSLTESVHRPKGRNNQGRITSRRRGGGHKQLYRIIDFKRDKRDITATVIAVEYDPNRNARIALVEYEDGEKRYILHPNGLKVGAKITAGPQAPFEDGNALPLSNIPLGTNVHNVEMTPGKGGQIVRAAGATAQLMAKEGNYVTLKLPSGEVRMVRRECYATIGQVGNTDARNLSAGKAGRNRWKGRRPKVRGSVMNPVDHPHGGGEGRAPIGRSGPVTPWGKPALGAKTRKRKKASSKLIVRRRRKSSKRGRGGRQS is encoded by the coding sequence ATGGGTACTCGTTCCTATCGCCCTTACACCCCTAGCACTCGCCAAGTCACTATTTCAGACTTTGCGGAGATCACAAAAACCGAACCTGAAAAATCACTGACTGAATCAGTGCATAGACCCAAAGGTCGGAATAATCAAGGGCGGATAACTAGCCGTCGTCGGGGGGGCGGACACAAACAACTATACCGGATTATCGACTTTAAAAGAGATAAGCGGGATATAACCGCTACAGTTATAGCAGTTGAATATGATCCTAACCGGAATGCGCGGATTGCCTTAGTAGAATACGAAGACGGCGAGAAGCGGTATATATTACATCCCAATGGCTTGAAGGTGGGAGCAAAGATCACTGCTGGGCCCCAAGCACCTTTTGAAGACGGTAATGCCCTACCCCTAAGTAATATTCCCCTGGGTACTAACGTACACAATGTGGAAATGACACCAGGAAAAGGTGGGCAAATAGTGCGTGCAGCTGGAGCAACAGCCCAGTTGATGGCAAAAGAAGGTAACTATGTCACCTTAAAGCTGCCATCCGGGGAAGTGAGAATGGTGCGCCGGGAATGCTACGCCACCATTGGCCAGGTGGGCAATACGGATGCCAGAAACCTGAGCGCAGGAAAAGCTGGTAGAAATCGCTGGAAAGGTCGTCGTCCCAAGGTCAGAGGTAGTGTGATGAACCCTGTAGATCACCCCCATGGTGGTGGAGAGGGCAGGGCACCTATTGGTAGATCGGGTCCGGTTACCCCTTGGGGTAAACCAGCTCTGGGTGCTAAAACCAGAAAGCGTAAAAAAGCTAGTAGTAAATTGATTGTACGTCGTCGTCGTAAGTCTTCTAAACGGGGACGTGGCGGTCGTCAGTCTTAG
- the rpsS gene encoding 30S ribosomal protein S19 codes for MGRSLKKGPFVADHLLSKIEKLNANNEKQVIKTWSRASTILPLMVGHTIAVHNGKQHVPVFVNEQMVGHKLGEFAPTRSYRGHGKTDKKSGR; via the coding sequence ATGGGTCGTTCTTTAAAAAAGGGTCCTTTTGTCGCTGATCACTTACTCAGCAAGATTGAAAAGCTCAACGCCAATAATGAAAAGCAAGTTATTAAGACTTGGTCGAGGGCTTCTACAATTCTGCCACTTATGGTAGGTCATACTATTGCAGTTCACAACGGTAAACAACATGTTCCAGTGTTTGTGAATGAGCAAATGGTGGGACACAAGTTGGGAGAATTTGCTCCCACTCGTAGCTACAGGGGCCACGGAAAAACTGACAAAAAATCGGGGAGATAG
- the rplV gene encoding 50S ribosomal protein L22, which translates to MATYTTEVKAIARYIRVSPYKVRRVLDQIRGLSYREALIILEFMPYRACEPVLKVLRSAAANAEHNAGLDRASLVITQAYADQGPVLKRFQPRAQGRAYQIRKPTCHITVAVGEAAQ; encoded by the coding sequence ATGGCAACGTATACTACAGAAGTTAAAGCGATCGCTCGATACATCCGCGTTTCTCCCTATAAAGTGCGGCGGGTGTTAGATCAAATTCGGGGGCTATCTTATCGGGAGGCACTAATTATCCTGGAATTTATGCCTTATCGTGCTTGTGAACCAGTGTTAAAGGTATTAAGAAGTGCCGCTGCGAATGCTGAACATAACGCTGGATTAGACAGGGCGAGTCTAGTAATCACCCAAGCCTATGCGGATCAAGGGCCAGTCCTGAAAAGATTCCAGCCTAGAGCCCAGGGGAGAGCTTACCAGATTCGTAAACCGACCTGTCATATTACTGTTGCTGTGGGAGAAGCTGCTCAATGA
- the rpsC gene encoding 30S ribosomal protein S3 yields the protein MGQKIHPVGFRLGITQEHQSLWFAVPGRYPELLQEDHKLRQYIEQKLGRNAQNNAGLSEIHIERKADQVDLELRTARPGVVVGRGGQGIEALRTGLQQLLGSHRQVRINVVEVQKVDADAYLIAEYIAQQLERRVSFRRVVRQAIQRAQRAGVQGIKVQVSGRLNGAEIARTEWTREGRVPLHTLRADIDYSYCTAQTVYGILGIKVWVFKGEIIPGQEDIVSQPVTREREPRRRQQQRRRQQFEDRSNEA from the coding sequence GTGGGACAGAAAATTCATCCAGTCGGGTTTCGTCTGGGTATAACACAAGAACATCAATCCCTTTGGTTCGCAGTTCCCGGTCGCTATCCGGAACTGCTGCAGGAAGACCACAAACTCCGTCAGTACATAGAACAAAAGCTGGGTAGAAACGCTCAAAATAATGCTGGTCTCTCGGAGATCCACATTGAGCGTAAAGCTGACCAAGTTGATTTAGAGCTGCGGACGGCCAGACCCGGTGTGGTTGTAGGCCGGGGTGGACAGGGTATAGAAGCCCTGCGTACTGGACTCCAGCAATTGTTGGGCAGTCACCGACAAGTGCGCATCAACGTTGTAGAAGTGCAAAAAGTAGATGCGGATGCCTATTTAATTGCTGAATATATTGCTCAACAGCTGGAAAGACGCGTTTCTTTTCGTCGCGTAGTTCGCCAGGCGATTCAAAGGGCCCAAAGAGCAGGAGTACAGGGAATCAAAGTGCAGGTGAGTGGTCGTCTCAACGGTGCGGAAATTGCTCGGACTGAATGGACTCGTGAAGGCAGAGTACCGTTACATACCCTACGGGCTGATATCGACTATTCCTATTGTACAGCTCAAACGGTTTACGGGATTTTGGGTATTAAGGTTTGGGTGTTCAAGGGAGAGATTATTCCCGGACAAGAAGACATTGTCTCCCAACCAGTGACCAGAGAGCGTGAACCCCGTCGTCGTCAACAACAACGCCGTCGCCAGCAATTTGAAGACCGGTCAAATGAAGCGTAA
- the rplP gene encoding 50S ribosomal protein L16, with protein sequence MLSPRRTKFRKQQRGRMEGLAHRGSTLNFGDFALQAQEPCWITSRQIEASRRAMTRYIRRGGKIWIRIFPDKPVTMRPAETRMGSGKGNPEFWVAVVKPGRILFEIAGVSEEIAREAMRLAAYKLPIKTKFIVRSQPQEQE encoded by the coding sequence ATGTTAAGTCCTAGAAGAACGAAATTCCGCAAACAACAACGCGGACGCATGGAGGGTCTAGCACACCGTGGTAGCACCCTGAATTTTGGGGATTTTGCCCTGCAAGCCCAAGAACCATGTTGGATCACCTCTCGCCAAATAGAAGCCTCCCGTCGGGCAATGACTCGTTATATTCGCCGGGGTGGTAAAATCTGGATTCGCATCTTCCCAGATAAACCTGTTACCATGCGTCCCGCAGAAACCCGGATGGGTTCTGGTAAGGGTAATCCGGAATTTTGGGTGGCGGTGGTCAAACCAGGTCGGATTCTGTTTGAAATCGCTGGTGTGTCTGAAGAAATAGCTCGTGAAGCTATGCGCTTGGCCGCTTATAAGTTGCCAATTAAAACCAAGTTTATTGTTCGCTCTCAACCACAGGAGCAGGAGTAG
- the rpmC gene encoding 50S ribosomal protein L29 — MPLPKISEARELSDEKLAEEIVSLKKRLFQLRLQKATRQLEKPHQFKHARQRLAQLLTVETERKQASSQPTQESN; from the coding sequence ATGCCTCTTCCCAAGATTTCAGAAGCTCGAGAATTAAGTGATGAAAAACTAGCTGAGGAAATAGTGAGTTTGAAAAAACGACTATTTCAACTGCGATTACAAAAGGCTACTAGACAGTTGGAAAAACCCCACCAGTTTAAACATGCCCGCCAGCGTTTAGCTCAATTACTAACAGTAGAGACAGAGCGTAAACAGGCAAGTAGTCAACCGACCCAAGAAAGCAACTAG
- the rpsQ gene encoding 30S ribosomal protein S17, which produces MAIKERVGLVVSDKMQKTVVVAVENRSSHPKYGKTVVKTRRYKVHDAENSCKVGDRVRIQETRPLSKTKRWQVTEILNVKA; this is translated from the coding sequence ATGGCAATCAAAGAACGAGTTGGCTTGGTAGTCAGCGATAAAATGCAAAAAACTGTGGTGGTCGCCGTGGAAAACCGGTCTTCTCACCCTAAGTATGGTAAAACCGTGGTTAAAACCCGGCGCTATAAGGTTCATGATGCGGAAAACAGCTGCAAAGTGGGCGATCGCGTTCGTATTCAGGAAACTAGACCCCTGAGCAAAACCAAGCGTTGGCAAGTGACGGAAATCCTCAATGTCAAGGCTTGA
- the rplN gene encoding 50S ribosomal protein L14 codes for MIQPQTYLNVADNSGARKLMCIRVLGAGNRRYGGVGDRIIAVVKDAQPNMAVKKSDVVEAVIVRTKKSINRDSGMSIRFDDNAAVIINKEGNPKGTRVFGPVARELRDKNFTKIVSLAPEVL; via the coding sequence GTGATTCAACCCCAAACCTACCTCAATGTTGCCGATAACAGCGGTGCCCGCAAACTAATGTGCATAAGGGTACTGGGTGCTGGCAATCGCCGTTATGGTGGCGTGGGCGATAGAATTATCGCCGTTGTTAAGGATGCCCAACCCAATATGGCTGTGAAAAAGTCTGATGTGGTGGAAGCGGTAATAGTTCGTACTAAAAAGAGCATTAACCGTGACAGTGGCATGAGTATTCGCTTTGATGATAATGCAGCAGTAATTATCAACAAAGAAGGTAATCCCAAAGGTACACGGGTATTTGGACCGGTAGCTCGGGAATTACGGGATAAAAACTTTACAAAAATAGTTTCTCTTGCTCCGGAGGTGCTGTAA
- the rplX gene encoding 50S ribosomal protein L24: MAKVKPKVFHKMHVKTGDTVQVIAGKDKGKVGEVIKALPQDSRVIVKGVNIKTKHVKPQQEGESGRIVSQEYPIHSSNVMLYSTKQNIASRVCYTFTEDGKKVRMLKKTGEILDK; the protein is encoded by the coding sequence ATGGCCAAGGTAAAACCCAAGGTATTCCATAAAATGCACGTCAAAACCGGTGATACTGTGCAAGTGATTGCTGGCAAGGATAAGGGTAAAGTAGGCGAGGTGATTAAAGCATTACCTCAAGACAGCAGGGTGATTGTTAAGGGTGTTAACATCAAGACCAAGCACGTTAAACCTCAACAGGAAGGCGAATCTGGTCGGATTGTAAGCCAAGAGTATCCCATTCACAGCTCTAATGTGATGCTCTATTCTACTAAGCAAAACATTGCTAGTCGTGTCTGTTACACTTTTACCGAAGACGGCAAAAAAGTGCGCATGCTGAAGAAAACAGGTGAGATTTTGGATAAGTAG
- the rplE gene encoding 50S ribosomal protein L5, with amino-acid sequence MATTRLKTLYGQTIVPKLTQQFQYTNVHQVPKVLKVTVNRGLGEAAQNAKALEASLSEIALITGQKPVVTRAKKAIAGFKIRQGMPVGIMVTLRGERMYAFLDRLISLALPRIRDFRGVSAKSFDGRGNYTLGVREQLIFPEIEYDRIDQIRGLDISIITTAKTDEEGRALLKEMGMPFRDQ; translated from the coding sequence ATGGCAACAACTAGACTCAAAACTTTATATGGCCAAACAATTGTCCCCAAACTAACCCAACAGTTTCAGTATACTAATGTGCATCAAGTACCTAAAGTGCTGAAAGTTACTGTTAACCGAGGTTTGGGGGAGGCGGCTCAAAATGCTAAGGCCTTAGAAGCGTCTTTAAGTGAAATTGCTCTAATTACTGGTCAAAAGCCAGTGGTGACCAGAGCAAAAAAGGCGATCGCTGGCTTTAAAATTCGTCAAGGCATGCCCGTGGGCATTATGGTGACTCTCCGAGGCGAGCGGATGTATGCTTTCTTAGATCGGTTGATTAGTTTGGCCCTACCCAGAATCCGGGATTTTCGCGGGGTTAGTGCCAAGAGCTTCGACGGTCGAGGTAACTACACCCTAGGGGTGAGAGAACAACTAATCTTTCCAGAAATCGAGTACGACAGGATCGATCAAATCCGTGGTTTAGATATTTCAATTATCACCACAGCCAAAACCGACGAAGAAGGTCGTGCTTTGCTTAAAGAAATGGGAATGCCCTTTCGGGATCAATAA